A stretch of the Planctomycetota bacterium genome encodes the following:
- a CDS encoding RraA family protein, producing the protein MPITADTLAHLGRFDTPTICNIIELFDVIPRNAGYMDGRIKSVFPTLPPMVGYAATASFRSDAPPSGGDAYGSMDQQVAKFAELPGPAVVVFQDLDDPAVAATFGEVMCSVYQGFGSAGLITSGGGRDLEQVRALNYPVFTGGTICSHAFCHILHIGLPVRVGGLTVRNGELLHGDANGVTRIPMDIATEIGPVADEFVASEKIVLDYVRGPGTKTAQGLAVARKEFSAVVKKLTERVQSRKGASPK; encoded by the coding sequence ATGCCGATCACCGCTGATACGCTGGCCCACTTGGGCCGCTTTGATACGCCGACCATTTGCAACATCATCGAGCTGTTCGACGTCATTCCGCGCAACGCCGGCTACATGGACGGCCGCATCAAGTCGGTCTTTCCGACCTTGCCGCCGATGGTTGGCTATGCCGCGACCGCGTCGTTTCGCAGCGACGCGCCCCCGTCGGGTGGCGACGCCTACGGCTCGATGGACCAGCAAGTGGCCAAGTTCGCCGAGCTGCCCGGGCCCGCGGTCGTGGTGTTCCAGGATCTCGACGACCCGGCCGTGGCCGCCACATTCGGCGAAGTGATGTGCTCGGTCTATCAAGGGTTCGGCTCGGCTGGTCTGATTACCAGCGGCGGTGGTCGCGACTTGGAACAGGTTCGCGCGCTAAATTATCCGGTCTTCACCGGCGGCACCATTTGCTCGCATGCCTTTTGCCACATTCTGCACATCGGCCTGCCGGTTCGCGTCGGCGGGCTGACGGTTCGCAATGGCGAGCTGTTGCACGGCGACGCCAACGGCGTGACGCGAATCCCCATGGACATCGCCACCGAGATTGGCCCCGTGGCCGACGAATTCGTCGCCTCCGAGAAAATCGTGCTCGACTATGTGCGCGGCCCGGGGACGAAAACGGCCCAGGGGTTGGCCGTCGCCCGCAAGGAATTCTCGGCCGTGGTCAAAAAGCTGACCGAGCGCGTCCAGTCGCGCAAGGGCGCGTCGCCGAAATAG
- the hemG gene encoding protoporphyrinogen oxidase — translation MIGGGISGLAAAYHLGERHPAVQVTLFEASPRLGGVLQTDRRDGYLLERSADNFITNVPWARDLCERLGLGNELIGTSAVDRRVYVVHRGKLRAIPEGFMLLAPQRLWPIITTPVLSLPGKLRMLAEAFVPRRSSDDDESLQAFAVRRLGKEAFEQLVQPLVGGIYTADSSKLSLAATLPRFIEMEQQHGSLIRAALKQRKAEQASEKGSGARYGLFMTPRGGVQALIDALAAKLSAVNIHTGTPVERLERVENRWRIATGAGDPQEFDGLIVSVSAVQAGKLLAAIDHELGATLREIPYAGSAVVLLGYRQSQFARPIEGFGVVVPEVERREVLSISFSSQKYPDRAPPGCVLLRVFFGGAARPDQLTWADARLVDAARRELGDLLGVTGEPELVEVARWPHHMPQYHVGHLDRVATIERRAAEQPHLALCGSAYRGVGIPNCIHSAQQAAEQVCRGW, via the coding sequence ATCATCGGCGGAGGGATCAGCGGGCTGGCGGCCGCTTACCACCTCGGCGAGCGCCACCCTGCGGTCCAAGTCACGCTGTTCGAGGCGAGTCCGCGGCTGGGGGGCGTGCTGCAAACCGATCGCCGCGACGGCTACCTGCTCGAGCGGAGCGCCGACAACTTCATCACCAACGTCCCCTGGGCGCGCGACTTGTGCGAGCGACTGGGGCTGGGCAACGAGTTGATCGGCACCTCGGCCGTCGATCGCCGCGTCTACGTCGTTCATCGGGGCAAGCTCCGCGCGATTCCCGAAGGGTTCATGCTGCTCGCGCCACAGCGCCTGTGGCCGATTATTACCACGCCGGTGCTCAGTCTGCCGGGCAAGCTGCGAATGCTGGCCGAAGCGTTTGTGCCTCGCCGTTCCAGCGACGATGATGAAAGCCTGCAAGCATTCGCCGTGCGCCGCCTGGGTAAGGAAGCCTTCGAGCAACTGGTGCAACCCTTGGTCGGCGGCATCTATACCGCCGATTCAAGCAAGCTAAGCCTAGCGGCTACGTTGCCGCGGTTCATCGAGATGGAGCAGCAGCACGGCAGCCTGATTCGCGCGGCACTCAAGCAGCGCAAGGCCGAGCAAGCGAGCGAAAAAGGCAGCGGCGCCCGCTACGGCCTGTTCATGACACCGCGCGGCGGTGTGCAAGCGCTGATCGACGCGCTGGCCGCCAAGCTTTCGGCCGTGAACATCCACACGGGTACGCCGGTCGAACGACTGGAGCGCGTCGAGAATCGCTGGCGCATTGCGACCGGCGCGGGCGACCCCCAGGAATTCGATGGCCTGATCGTCTCGGTCTCGGCCGTCCAGGCCGGCAAACTGCTGGCGGCCATTGACCACGAGTTGGGCGCGACGTTGCGCGAGATCCCTTACGCCGGCAGCGCGGTCGTACTTTTGGGCTATCGACAATCGCAGTTCGCCCGGCCAATCGAAGGTTTTGGCGTGGTCGTGCCCGAGGTCGAGCGTCGCGAAGTCCTGTCGATCAGCTTCAGCAGCCAAAAGTATCCTGACCGTGCCCCGCCAGGATGCGTCTTGCTGCGAGTCTTTTTCGGCGGCGCGGCGCGCCCTGACCAGTTGACCTGGGCCGACGCGCGGCTGGTCGACGCGGCGCGGCGCGAACTGGGCGATTTGCTGGGGGTGACCGGCGAGCCGGAATTGGTGGAAGTGGCCCGCTGGCCGCATCACATGCCCCAGTATCACGTCGGCCACCTCGATCGCGTGGCGACCATCGAACGCCGCGCGGCCGAGCAGCCTCACCTGGCGCTGTGCGGCAGCGCCTATCGCGGCGTGGGCATTCCCAACTGCATCCACAGCGCGCAGCAAGCGGCCGAGCAAGTCTGCCGCGGCTGGTGA